The Vitis riparia cultivar Riparia Gloire de Montpellier isolate 1030 unplaced genomic scaffold, EGFV_Vit.rip_1.0 scaffold434_pilon_pilon, whole genome shotgun sequence genome window below encodes:
- the LOC117909847 gene encoding pistil-specific extensin-like protein, whose amino-acid sequence MARTRGAKSSSPSTRKRTPREALVQAPPSEPPRPEVAPPPLKPTPKKRPAKPAVQTPPARHYLTRSGGRPLQKQARVESSEPIDLTGQSPVQSPVPSPVPSSVPSPAPPAKPQASQPPPSEPQIPSGPAPEEVLRHPMLTQPPIEGNLDCRVRPFHSELCFDTAAFQLRPELEGSFQLLRRYRMEQLLTP is encoded by the coding sequence ATGGCACGAACCAGAGGCGCGAAGTCTTCCTCCCCTTCCACCCGAAAGCGAACGCCGCGCGAGGCGCTTGTTCAAGCGCCACCCTCTGAGCCGCCGCGGCCAGAAGTTGCTCCGCCTCCTCTGAAGCCCACGCCAAAGAAGCGCCCAGCCAAGCCCGCAGTTCAGACGCCTCCAGCGAGGCACtaccttaccaggtcagggggtCGTCCCCTGCAAAAGCAAGCTAGAGTGGAAAGTTCGGAGCCCATCGACTTGACAGGGCAGTCCCCTGTTCAATCCCCTGTTCCATCTCCAGTTCCATCTTcggtgccatctccggcaccgccTGCGAAGCCTCAAGCAAGCCAGCCGCCGCCTTCTGAGCCCCAAATTCCGTCAGGGCCAGCTCCTGAAGAGGTTCTCAGGCATCCAATGCTCACTcagccaccaattgaaggcaatttggactgTAGAGTTAGGCCATTCCATTCGGAGCTGTGTTTTGACACAGCCGCATTCCAGTTGCGGCCGGAGCTTGAAGGatcattccaattgctgcgaAGATATCGAATGGAGCAGCTGCTGACCCCGTAA